The following proteins are co-located in the Fusarium verticillioides 7600 chromosome 7, whole genome shotgun sequence genome:
- a CDS encoding NADPH2:quinone reductase, translating to MAQPLRRSLLRTSLISKQLTPSIPIQRISRITSHFSTATMAPVPPKMKAVQINKNGGTEVLELNNVAVPKAGEGQILVKNQIAGLNYIDTYFRSGLYKAPQFPLTLGREAAGTVVDAHSSVKGFENGTRVVFMGTVGAYAEYSVVNASDAVKIPDEVPTDQAVAAYLQGLTAWTFIREAGQVKAGQWVLVHAASGGVGTLLVQLLRIVGAKVIGTASSEEKLALAKKNGAEWVINSHDDVVAKVKEITGGHGADVIFDGVGKVTFDGDLEMIAKKGNLISFGNASGAVDPVSLFRLTPKCVRLMRPVVNGYVSERADLEKYTSELFDLIKSKKLELTIHKVYPLQDVAQAHQDIESRKTIGKLLIKID from the exons atgGCTCAACCTCTCCGTCGCTCCCTGCTCAGAACCAGCCTCATATCAAAACAACTCACACCCTCAATCCCAATCCAGCGTATCTCCAGGATAACTTCACACTTCTCAACAGCTACAATGGCGCCTGTACCTCCCAAGATGAAGGCCGTGCAGATTAACAAGAACGGCGGCACTGAAgtccttgagctcaacaaTGTTGCTGTTCCTAAAGCTGGTGAGGGCCAGATCCTCGTCAAGAATCAGATTGCGGGCTTGAACTATATCGATACGTACTTCCGAAGTGGTCTCTACAAGGCGCCCCAGTTTCCTCTTACGCTTGGTCGTGAGGCTGCTGGTACTGTCGTTGACGCTCACTCCTCTGTCAAGGGTTTTGAGAATGGTACGCGCGTGGTATTCATGGGAACTGTGGGCGCATACGCCGAGTACAGTGTCGTCAACGCCTCTGACGCTGTTAAAATCCCCGACGAGGTTCCCACTGATCAAGCTGTCGCTGCTTACCTGCAAGGTCTTACAGCATGGACCTTCATCCGTGAAGCTGGTCAGGTCAAGGCTGGCCAATGGGTTCTTGTTCACGCTGCCTCTGGAGGTGTAGGTACTCTGCTCGTTCAGCTGCTCCGAATTGTCGGTGCCAAGGTCATTGGTACTGCCAGTtcagaggagaagcttgcgCTTGCGAAGAAGAATGGTGCAGAGTGGGTTATCAActctcatgatgatgttgttgcaaaggtcaaggagatcacTGGTGGTCATGGTGCGGATGTTATCTTTGATGGTGTGGGCAAGGTTACCTTCgatggagatcttgagatgattgCTAAAAAGGGTAACCTCATCTCTTTTGGCAACGCT TCCGGCGCCGTGGACCCCGTGAGCCTCTTCCGACTTACACCCAAGTGCGTCCGCTTGATGCGCCCCGTAGTCAACGGCTACGTCTCCGAGCGAGCTGATCTCGAAAAGTACACATCCGAGCTCTTCGACctcatcaagtccaagaagctcgaaCTCACCATTCACAAGGTGTACCCTCTCCAGGATGTGGCACAGGCACACCAGGACATTGAGAGCCGAAAGACGATTGGAAAGTTGCTCATTAAAATCGATTAA
- a CDS encoding UDP-glucose 4-epimerase, with translation MPVGTVLVTGGTGYIGSFTTLALLEHGYDVVIVDSLYNSSEVVLDRIELICGRRPTFYKVDVTDEKAIDEVFAKHPAIDSVIHFAALKAVGESGEIPLEYYRVNVGGSISLLRSMERNNVNNIVFSSSATVYGDATRFPNMIPIPEHCPIGPTNTYGRTKSMIEDVITDFVNAQRSNLEKAGKEFKQWNGALLRYFNPCGAHPTGIMGEDPAGVPYNLLPLLGKVATGEREKLLVFGDDYSSRDGTAIRDYIHVVDLARGHLVALNYLRENQPGVKAWNLGSGRGSTVFEIIKAFSKVVGRDLPYEVKPRRQGDVLDLTANPTLANKELNWKTELTMEKACDDLWKWVSNNPKGYRQDPPAEMVEAVKSSKA, from the exons ATGCCTGTTGGAACTGTTCTTGTCACCGG TGGTACCGGCTACATCGGCTCTTTCACCACgctcgcccttcttgagcacGGATACGATGTCGTTATCGTCGACTCCCTCTACAACTCCTCAGAGGTTGTCCTAGACCGCATTGAGCTGATCTGCGGTCGCCGACCTACCTTCTACAAGGTCGATGTCACAGACGAGAAGGCCATCGACGAGGTCTTTGCAAAGCACCCTGCCATTGACAGCGTCATCCACTTTGCTGCCCTCAAG GCTGTCGGCGAGTCTGGCGAGATCCCTCTCGAGTACTACCGTGTCAATGTCGGTGGCAGCATCTCCCTGCTCCGCTCCATGGAGCGCAACAacgtcaacaacatcgtcttctcatcctccgcTACTGTCTACGGCGATGCTACTCGTTTCCCCAACATGATCCCTATCCCTGAGCACTGCCCCATTGGACCTACCAACACATACGGCCGCACCAAGTCCATGATCGAGGACGTTATCACCGACTTTGTTAACGCCCAGCGAAGCAACTTAGAGAAGGCCGGTAAGGAGTTCAAGCAATGGAACGGTGCTCTGCTGCGATACTTCAACCCTTGTGGTGCTCACCCCACTGGTATCATGGGTGAGGACCCCGCTGGTGTTCCTTACAACCTGCTTCCCCTCCTCGGAAAGGTTGCTACTGGTGAACGtgagaagctcttggtatTCGGCGATG ACTACTCCTCTCGCGACGGTACTGCCATTCGAGACTACATTCACGTTGTTGACCTTGCCCGCGGCCACCTTGTCGCTCTTAACTACCTGCGCGAGAACCAGCCCGGTGTCAAGGCATGGAACCTGGGTTCCGGCCGTGGAAGCACTGTCtttgagatcatcaaggcctTCAGCAAGGTCGTCGGCCGCGATCTCCCCTACGAGGTCAAGCCCCGACGACAGGGAGACGTTCTCGATCTCACTGCCAACCCCACCCTCGCCAATAAAGAGCTCAACTGGAAGACCGAGCTCACCATGGAGAAGGCTTGCGACGACCTCTGGAAATGGGTCAGCAACAACCCCAAGGGTTACCGACAAGATCCTCCCGCCGAGATGgttgaggctgtcaagtctTCCAAGGCTTAA
- a CDS encoding ATP-dependent RNA helicase DBP4 produces the protein MPPHARPGRGPKPQKNGRTEQRQQKRKRAQEDLQQLEQRVNDLDPKSDEIKNFSHLPLSVPTATGLEASHFQTLTDVQAHAIPLALKGKDVMGAAKTGSGKTLAFLVPVLEKLYRAQWTEYDGLGALIISPTRELAVQIFEVLRKIGRNHVFSAGLIIGGKNLKEEAERLDRMNILICTPGRMLQHLDQTAGFDANNLQILVLDEADRIMDMGFQHDVDALVEHLPKSRQTLMFSATQSKKVSDLARLSLKDPEYVSVHEAAVSATPTNLQQHYIITPLTEKLDTLYGFIKANLKSKIIVFLSSGKQVRFVYESFRHLQPGIPLLHLHGRQKQIARMEITNRFTAAKQSCLFATDVVARGIDFPAVDWVIQADCPEDVDTYIHRVGRTARYQSNGRAVLFLDPSEEPGMLKKLEQKKIPIQKVNVKEKKKKSIKDQLQSMCFQNPDLKYLGQKAFISYTRSIHLQRDKDVFKFNKLDLDGFAASLGLPGTPQVKFRKGEDIKKIKNAPRAGLSSDSEEEEDGEKSKKKNEVRTKYDKMFERTNQDVLSSHYNKLVLDGEENADDDEGDFLSVKRVLKDDELDDEANNAFKSTAKVIDGLGGEEPFVVDSKRREKALKSKKKMLKFKGNSTKVVFDDDGNAHAIYELKDEDDFMGEGPAEEQRRKFVEDETSRVREADVDDKALAKQKRREKREKRKAAERAERMGIVSDDDGDAPMLHNADDGEDPLALMRSLPMEGDRSDSEEDREPPKKRAKKWFEDDSEDEKKSRGKGKVIKVQEEPETLEDLEALATGLLD, from the exons ATGCCTCCTCATGCGCGACCTGGGCGAGGACCTAAACCTCAAAAGAATGGTCGAACTGAGCAGCGCCAGCAGAAGCGCAAGAGAGCGCAAGAAGACCTTCAACAGCTTGAACAGCGAGTGAATGATTTG GACCCCAAATCGGATGAAATCAAGAACTTTTcccatcttcctctctctgTACCGACCGCCACCGGCCTCGAAGCCTCACATTTCCAAACCCTTACCGATGTCCAAGCTCACGCTATTCCACTGGCTCTCAAGGGCAAAGATGTCATGGGAGCCGCCAAAACAGGAAGCGGAAAGACTCTGGCTTTCCTAGTTCCCGTCCTCGAGAAACTCTACCGTGCCCAATGGACCGAATACGATGGGCTAGGTGCTCTTATCATTTCTCCCACCCGAGAACTTGCGGTACAGATCTTCGAGGTGCTTAGAAAGATTGGCAGAAACCACGTTTTCTCTGCCGGCTTGATCATCGGTGGAAAGAATCTGAAGGAGGAAGCAGAACGATTGGATCGAATGAACATTTTGATTTGCACGCCTGGTCGAATGCTGCAGCATCTGGATCAGACAGCTGGTTTCGACGCCAACAActtgcagatcttggtcCTGGACGAAGCAGATCGCATTATGGATATGGGTTTCcagcatgatgttgatgcatTAGTCGAGCATCTGCCCAAATCACGACAGACACTCATGTTCAGTGCCACCCAGAGCAAGAAGGTCTCGGATCTTGCTCGTCTCAGTCTCAAAGACCCCGAATACGTCTCTGTTCACGAAGCAGCAGTTAGCGCCACTCCTACAAACCTCCAACAGCACTACATCATTACACCTTTGACAGAGAAACTCGACACATTATATGGTTTCATCAAGGCTAatttgaagagcaagattATTGTCTTTCTGAGCTCAGGCAAACAAGTTCGATTCGTATATGAGAGTTtccgtcatcttcagcctggTATTCCTCTACTACATCTTCACGGCCGTCAGAAGCAAATTGCACGAATGGAGATCACAAACAGATTTACAGCTGCGAAGCAATCGTGTTTATTTGCGACAGATGTCGTCGCGCGAGGAATTGATTTCCCTGCCGTCGACTGGGTTATTCAGGCTGATTGccctgaggatgttgatacATATATCCACCGAGTTGGTAGAACAGCTCGATACCAGAGCAATGGTCGAGCTGTGCTATTCCTCGACCCCAGCGAGGAGCCagggatgttgaagaagcttgagcagaagaagattccCATACAAAAGGTGaatgtcaaggagaagaaaaagaagagtaTTAAGGATCAACTACAAAGCATGTGCTTCCAGAACCCAGATCTGAAGTACCTTGGCCAAAAAGCCTTTATCAGTTACACACGATCAATTCACTTAcaaagagacaaggatgTTTTCAAGTTCAATAAACTagatcttgatggcttcgCTGCTAGTCTTGGTCTGCCTGGTACACCACAGGTCAAGTTCAGAAAGggtgaggatatcaagaaaaTAAAGAACGCCCCTCGTGCTGGCTTGTCTAGCGactctgaggaggaggaagacggcgaaaagtcaaagaaaaagaatgaGGTGCGCACAAAGTACGACAAGATGTTTGAGCGAACAAATCAAGACGTTCTGTCAAGTCATTACAACAAGCTTGTGCTGGATGGCGAGGAGAATGcggatgatgacgagggcgATTTCTTGTCAGTCAAGAGGGTACTGAAGGACGATGAGCTAGACGACGAGGCAAACAACGCTTTCAAGAGCACGGCAAAGGTCATTGATGGTCTCGGTGGTGAAGAGCCATTTGTGGTCGACTCGAAACGTCGTGAAAAGGCtctcaagtcaaagaagaagatgctcaagttcaagggcaACTCAACCAAAGTCGTATTCGACGATGACGGTAACGCTCATGCTATCTACGAGCtcaaggacgaggatgatttCATGGGAGAGGGTCCAGCCGAAGAACAGCGCCGCAAATTCGTTGAAGACGAGACATCGCGTGTTCGCGAGGCAGATGTGGATGACAAAGCTCTCGCCAAGCAAAAGCGCCGCGAGAAGCGagagaagcgcaaggccgCCGAGCGGGCAGAGCGTATGGGTATCGTATCAGACGACGACGGCGATGCGCCCATGCTTCACAACGCAGACGACGGCGAAGATCCTCTGGCTCTTATGCGATCACTGCCAATGGAAGGCGACAGGTCGGACAGCGAGGAAGATCGCGAGCCGCCCAAgaagagagccaagaagTGGTTCGAGGACGACTCggaggacgagaagaagagcagaggCAAAGGAAAGGTTATCAAGGTGCAGGAAGAGCCGGAGACTTTGGAGGATCTCGAGGCGCTTGCTACTGGATTGCTGGATTAA